In the Natronogracilivirga saccharolytica genome, one interval contains:
- the menD gene encoding 2-succinyl-5-enolpyruvyl-6-hydroxy-3-cyclohexene-1-carboxylic-acid synthase, which produces MTEKINRSQAAISFQWCFHLADALSQYGVREAFISPGSRSTPLMTALVHHPEIRCHSVLDERAASFMALGAGKASGSPALFICTSGTALANAFPAVVEARKSGSPLIVLSADRPPALRDIGSSQTIDQIKIFGDYPVFFFDTGEPVMTQTGESFTASQDARRLAHLAAQSVYFAMHKQGPVHINLPFRKPLEPSGKEISDCLDAYGFGSGSEPDVRDHAAKLIVPPGQKNNPVPGEITDLLKQAQRPLAIAGPGSEHEDAFWQWCQARAIPILCETGGVSGITHHPEILKDAKNPDPDLVFRTGSGPVHTATIHALQKWQCHQIIFSDYENLDDATLSSTHIVNGPASSYDWNCESTTGNNDNKYQSWHEFWQTTAEQTSANKKINGFGDPDVYRTLLPVVDNNGACRIVLSNSMPIRDYLLYGPAEQVTKIPVIYNRGGSGIDGVTSTAIGAALTDGIPTVLFTGDLAFLHDVSGLNNLTFRELSLKIVVVNNRGGNIFRMLPFEKRDDVFTDFVETPQQVSIPDIARAHGLPCEVAETEDQIRNAWKKLSVHPSGILECRTDPVISMKKRGF; this is translated from the coding sequence ATGACCGAGAAAATAAACAGAAGCCAGGCCGCTATTTCTTTTCAATGGTGTTTCCATCTGGCCGATGCTTTATCTCAATACGGGGTGCGCGAAGCTTTTATCAGTCCGGGGTCCCGTTCCACGCCGCTAATGACAGCACTTGTACATCATCCCGAAATACGATGCCATTCTGTTCTGGATGAGCGGGCCGCTTCATTCATGGCTCTTGGAGCAGGAAAAGCATCCGGCTCACCTGCTCTTTTCATATGCACCTCCGGAACAGCACTTGCCAATGCCTTTCCTGCCGTCGTGGAAGCCCGCAAGTCAGGTTCACCGCTGATTGTGCTTTCTGCCGACCGGCCTCCCGCACTCCGCGATATCGGATCATCTCAAACCATCGACCAGATTAAAATTTTCGGGGATTATCCGGTTTTTTTCTTTGATACCGGAGAACCTGTTATGACGCAAACCGGAGAGTCCTTCACTGCGTCACAGGATGCCCGCCGCCTGGCTCATCTCGCTGCACAGTCAGTTTATTTTGCAATGCATAAACAGGGACCGGTTCACATCAACCTGCCCTTCCGCAAGCCGCTTGAGCCATCGGGAAAAGAAATTTCGGATTGTCTTGACGCATACGGATTCGGCAGTGGCAGCGAACCGGACGTACGGGATCATGCTGCCAAATTAATCGTGCCCCCCGGTCAAAAAAACAATCCGGTTCCCGGAGAAATCACAGACCTTCTGAAGCAAGCGCAGCGTCCGCTTGCCATTGCCGGACCGGGATCCGAACATGAAGATGCATTCTGGCAATGGTGTCAGGCAAGAGCCATTCCGATACTCTGTGAAACCGGCGGGGTTTCCGGGATCACCCATCACCCGGAGATACTGAAAGATGCGAAAAACCCTGATCCCGACCTGGTTTTCCGAACCGGCAGCGGCCCGGTACACACTGCGACCATACATGCCCTGCAAAAATGGCAGTGTCATCAAATTATCTTCAGCGACTACGAGAACCTGGATGATGCCACGCTTTCATCCACCCATATTGTGAATGGACCGGCCTCCTCTTACGACTGGAACTGCGAATCCACTACCGGTAATAACGACAATAAGTACCAGTCATGGCATGAGTTTTGGCAAACAACTGCTGAGCAAACATCCGCTAATAAAAAAATCAACGGTTTCGGTGATCCGGATGTGTACAGAACGCTTTTGCCTGTAGTTGACAACAATGGTGCCTGCCGTATTGTTCTTTCCAACTCCATGCCAATCCGGGACTATCTGCTGTACGGACCGGCTGAGCAGGTCACAAAAATACCGGTTATTTATAATCGTGGCGGCAGCGGCATCGATGGCGTGACTTCAACAGCAATTGGAGCAGCTTTGACGGATGGAATTCCCACCGTATTGTTTACCGGAGATCTGGCTTTTTTGCATGATGTATCAGGACTAAATAATCTGACTTTCCGGGAGTTGTCCCTGAAAATCGTGGTTGTAAACAACCGCGGCGGTAATATTTTCCGCATGCTTCCCTTTGAAAAGCGGGATGATGTCTTTACCGACTTTGTCGAAACACCGCAGCAGGTCTCCATTCCGGATATTGCACGTGCGCATGGCCTGCCCTGTGAAGTTGCGGAGACCGAAGATCAGATCCGGAACGCGTGGAAAAAGCTGAGTGTCCATCCGTCAGGAATCCTGGAATGCCGGACCGACCCCGTCATTTCTATGAAAAAACGCGGGTTTTAG
- a CDS encoding isochorismate synthase codes for MESLVLSDRFSDFYHAFHQDDQTAYVTLGVPFENIDPLAVLELNGDSDGTRFYWERPEYEMALAAGNKVAVLRNSGSGRFRNISRQSDSLLQTVRYFSEINHSMAGAHLAGGFSFFDQSMSGSWSSLGNASFFLPEWLLVRDGQFSMINITRPWNKKDSLEEIQNWFLDWINQFVSRLSNNIERSRILRYSVTPGGDIMPVESEAERIRWIHNVTKARQHISEGHYRKIVIARDLKLRTKNKVSSTKLVHFLRKEYPSCYTFMYQLNGDATFLGSTPEKLLSLHSQYIKTEALAGSIPRGNTATQDAILEKKLQESSKNREEHAYVLDAIKDKLSMLSDSLEYAPEPVIKKYANVQHLCTPVAASLRNNMNPVDIIEQLHPTPAVGGYPELDAMQKIQELEQIERGWYAGPVGWFNSNRRAEFSVAIRSGLIRRNHVQFFSGCGIVEDSNPEAEWEETRIKFIPMQKALEYALE; via the coding sequence ATGGAATCTCTGGTACTGTCCGACAGATTTTCAGATTTTTACCATGCCTTTCACCAGGATGACCAAACTGCCTATGTAACATTAGGTGTTCCTTTTGAGAACATCGACCCGCTTGCCGTTCTGGAACTCAACGGGGATTCTGACGGAACACGCTTTTACTGGGAGCGTCCGGAATATGAAATGGCGCTTGCTGCAGGAAACAAAGTAGCTGTCCTTCGCAACAGCGGATCGGGGCGATTCAGAAACATTTCCCGGCAGTCAGACAGTTTGCTGCAAACCGTCCGCTATTTTAGTGAAATCAATCACAGTATGGCGGGCGCCCATTTGGCGGGTGGCTTTTCGTTCTTTGATCAGTCTATGTCCGGATCCTGGAGTTCACTCGGCAACGCCTCATTTTTTCTGCCTGAATGGCTTCTTGTCCGGGACGGACAATTTTCTATGATCAATATCACCAGGCCATGGAATAAAAAAGACAGTCTGGAAGAAATTCAAAACTGGTTCCTTGACTGGATTAACCAGTTCGTGAGCCGTTTGAGCAACAACATCGAAAGAAGCAGAATACTAAGGTATTCCGTGACTCCGGGCGGAGATATCATGCCTGTTGAATCCGAGGCAGAACGGATCAGATGGATTCATAACGTTACCAAAGCCAGGCAGCATATCAGCGAGGGACATTACCGTAAAATTGTGATTGCCCGCGATCTTAAGCTGCGGACAAAAAACAAAGTATCAAGTACCAAGCTTGTCCATTTTCTCAGAAAAGAATATCCGTCCTGCTATACTTTCATGTACCAGCTTAACGGAGATGCCACATTTCTGGGAAGCACCCCCGAAAAACTGCTTTCACTGCACTCCCAGTATATAAAGACAGAAGCACTGGCCGGCAGTATCCCCCGGGGCAATACAGCCACCCAGGACGCCATTCTTGAAAAAAAACTGCAGGAAAGCAGCAAAAACCGTGAAGAGCATGCTTATGTGCTGGATGCCATAAAGGACAAACTGAGCATGCTTAGTGATTCCCTTGAGTATGCACCCGAGCCGGTAATAAAAAAGTATGCCAATGTACAACATCTTTGCACACCTGTTGCCGCGTCGTTGCGGAACAACATGAATCCGGTTGACATCATTGAACAACTCCATCCGACACCTGCAGTCGGAGGATACCCGGAGCTTGATGCCATGCAGAAGATACAGGAACTTGAACAGATTGAGCGGGGATGGTATGCCGGACCTGTTGGCTGGTTCAACTCAAACCGGAGGGCTGAATTTTCCGTAGCTATCAGAAGCGGATTGATCCGCCGGAATCACGTCCAGTTCTTTTCTGGTTGCGGCATTGTGGAAGACTCCAATCCGGAAGCCGAGTGGGAAGAGACCCGTATCAAATTCATACCCATGCAAAAGGCACTTGAATATGCTTTGGAGTAA
- a CDS encoding DUF4290 domain-containing protein, with amino-acid sequence MFLPKRKPKDYDCGLNLDLMIEALPRIQDEQKRVEYAKRIVGLIKQSHISWVDENGCSEEAWTHFYRLAEYDPRDYGIQNPYEVDGVDDAL; translated from the coding sequence ATGTTTCTTCCCAAACGAAAACCTAAAGATTATGATTGCGGGCTTAATCTCGATCTGATGATTGAGGCATTGCCCCGGATTCAGGATGAACAAAAACGTGTTGAATATGCCAAACGCATAGTCGGACTCATTAAACAAAGCCATATCAGCTGGGTAGATGAAAACGGATGCAGTGAGGAAGCCTGGACTCATTTCTACCGGCTGGCCGAATACGATCCCCGTGACTACGGCATCCAAAATCCATACGAAGTCGATGGGGTTGATGACGCCTTGTAA
- a CDS encoding cystathionine beta-synthase, which produces MWHHSIIDTIGNTPLVKLNTFHVDQPGTVLAKVEYFNPGQSVKDRIALKMIEDAEKRGELKPGGTIIEGTSGNTGMGLALAAAVKGYKCVFTTTDKQSMEKVNLLRALGCEVQICPTNVEPDDPRSYYSVAKRLNDEIPNSFYPDQYNNLSNKASHYEMTGPEIWEQTEGKITHFVAGIGTGGTISGTGQYLKEQNPDIKIIGVDSVGSIFKSYFETGEFDKRHIAPYLTEGIGEDIIPENVDFSLIDDIIQCPDREAFVTTRKLARKEGLFVGGSCGAAVWGAMNYIKKNPLKPDDLMVIILPDSGTRYISKVYNDEWMRTNGFLDDRQVPELDEVIKVNDSRDRGLVTVDMDETLDDAIKRMNDHNISQLPVSSGDKLVGSLTENQILGLLTQQTNVRNKKVGEVMEEPFPVVSADLKVDQITRMLSDGQPAVILRLDDGRHTIITRSDLINAMSKSG; this is translated from the coding sequence ATGTGGCACCATTCCATTATTGATACCATCGGTAACACCCCTTTGGTTAAACTGAATACCTTTCATGTAGATCAGCCGGGTACCGTACTTGCCAAAGTGGAGTATTTTAATCCCGGACAAAGCGTTAAGGATCGCATAGCATTGAAAATGATTGAAGATGCTGAAAAAAGGGGAGAGCTGAAACCCGGTGGAACCATTATCGAGGGAACATCCGGAAACACCGGAATGGGTTTGGCTCTTGCTGCAGCCGTAAAGGGATACAAATGTGTTTTTACTACCACCGACAAGCAAAGCATGGAAAAGGTGAATTTGCTGCGGGCGCTGGGATGTGAAGTACAGATATGTCCGACAAATGTCGAACCCGATGATCCGCGCAGCTATTATTCCGTTGCCAAACGGTTGAATGATGAAATCCCGAATTCCTTCTACCCTGACCAGTACAACAATCTAAGCAACAAGGCATCACATTACGAGATGACCGGACCAGAAATCTGGGAACAAACGGAGGGTAAAATTACCCATTTTGTTGCAGGCATCGGTACCGGCGGAACCATTTCCGGAACCGGACAGTATCTCAAGGAACAAAATCCGGATATTAAAATAATTGGTGTGGACTCAGTCGGGTCCATTTTCAAATCCTATTTTGAAACCGGTGAATTTGACAAGCGCCACATCGCACCCTATCTGACAGAAGGAATCGGTGAGGACATCATCCCCGAAAACGTCGATTTTTCACTAATCGATGATATCATCCAGTGTCCGGACAGGGAAGCTTTTGTAACCACGCGCAAACTGGCACGGAAAGAGGGCCTGTTTGTCGGAGGTTCATGCGGAGCAGCTGTCTGGGGTGCAATGAACTATATAAAAAAGAATCCGCTCAAACCGGACGATCTGATGGTCATAATTCTTCCGGACAGCGGTACCCGTTATATATCAAAGGTATACAACGACGAGTGGATGCGGACCAATGGCTTTCTTGACGACCGGCAGGTACCCGAACTCGATGAGGTCATCAAAGTAAATGACTCACGGGACCGCGGGCTGGTCACTGTGGATATGGATGAGACGCTTGACGATGCCATCAAGCGGATGAATGATCACAATATATCCCAGCTTCCTGTGAGTTCCGGGGACAAACTGGTCGGCAGTCTTACTGAAAATCAAATTCTGGGCTTGCTCACACAACAGACAAATGTTAGAAATAAAAAAGTAGGCGAGGTCATGGAAGAGCCTTTCCCGGTTGTTTCTGCCGACTTGAAAGTCGATCAGATTACCCGGATGTTGTCGGACGGTCAGCCGGCAGTGATCCTGCGCCTTGACGATGGCCGGCATACCATCATTACGCGCAGCGATCTGATCAATGCCATGTCAAAGTCCGGGTGA
- a CDS encoding DUF3467 domain-containing protein: MEKKKDKKMEIELTKEEAPGTYANLVMITHSPSEFVFDFIAIMPGLTKAKVMKRMILTPEHAKRFSNALQDNIKRYEELHGEIKSKSKNDPHQPFKYRGPLPEA; encoded by the coding sequence ATGGAAAAGAAAAAAGATAAAAAAATGGAGATTGAGCTTACGAAAGAGGAGGCGCCTGGCACCTATGCCAACCTTGTCATGATTACTCATTCTCCCTCGGAATTTGTTTTCGATTTTATTGCCATCATGCCGGGCCTGACAAAAGCGAAAGTAATGAAGCGCATGATTCTGACACCGGAGCACGCAAAACGATTTTCAAATGCTCTTCAGGATAATATCAAGCGCTATGAAGAGCTTCACGGGGAGATAAAATCCAAAAGCAAGAACGATCCCCATCAACCCTTCAAATATCGCGGTCCTCTGCCGGAAGCGTGA
- a CDS encoding LptF/LptG family permease codes for MIKTFDKYIFFRMLLTSSFVVGLLIFIFIIIDFSENSGEFTDRGASLSEIWYDYYLNYIPEMIRLVSPVAVFAACLWLTGQMANRLEIIALRAAGISLYRLLAPYMVFAILVAATISYLDGYVVPRSNAIRAEFEQKYIMNRTERLDRNRIFRQESPDRLMLVNYFDIRQKTGYRVTFYTFDDDKLTETMEVGRISWQDSTEKWRLVNGTIKKFNDRGYEEISFDERDTTLNLYPRDFGRTSSDVYQLTYPEIRDYLESIERSGAGGIDMPKVQYYGKLSYPFSIILVTIIGVAVASVRRKGGRGVHIAVGLVISFLYLALMKLFEPFGYTGAMDPMHAAIAPHGIFFIVALFLLFSARK; via the coding sequence ATGATCAAAACATTCGATAAATATATCTTCTTCCGGATGCTTTTGACCAGCAGCTTTGTTGTGGGTCTGCTGATCTTCATTTTCATCATCATTGATTTTTCGGAAAACAGCGGAGAATTCACCGATCGCGGAGCGTCGCTGAGCGAGATCTGGTATGATTACTATTTGAATTACATCCCCGAAATGATCAGGCTGGTATCGCCGGTAGCCGTGTTTGCAGCCTGTCTGTGGCTTACGGGGCAAATGGCCAACCGGCTTGAAATCATCGCACTGCGTGCAGCCGGAATCAGTCTCTACCGTCTGCTGGCCCCCTACATGGTCTTTGCCATTCTTGTTGCAGCCACCATCAGCTACCTTGACGGGTATGTCGTGCCGCGTTCCAATGCCATCAGGGCTGAATTCGAACAGAAATATATAATGAACCGGACGGAGCGGCTTGACCGCAACCGTATTTTCCGGCAGGAATCACCGGACCGGCTCATGCTTGTGAACTATTTCGACATCCGCCAGAAAACCGGCTACAGGGTGACTTTTTACACGTTTGATGACGACAAGCTTACCGAAACCATGGAAGTTGGCCGCATTTCCTGGCAGGACAGCACAGAGAAATGGCGCCTGGTCAACGGCACCATTAAAAAATTCAATGACAGAGGGTATGAAGAGATATCCTTCGACGAGCGGGATACAACGCTCAACCTCTATCCGCGGGATTTCGGCCGGACCTCCTCGGATGTCTACCAGCTCACCTACCCGGAAATTCGTGACTACCTCGAATCAATAGAACGAAGCGGTGCCGGCGGAATTGACATGCCGAAGGTTCAGTATTACGGAAAATTAAGCTATCCGTTTTCAATTATACTGGTTACGATTATAGGTGTTGCCGTTGCCTCGGTAAGACGAAAAGGCGGACGCGGGGTACACATCGCCGTGGGACTGGTCATCAGTTTTCTCTACCTGGCACTGATGAAACTATTTGAGCCTTTCGGCTACACCGGTGCCATGGATCCGATGCATGCGGCGATCGCACCACACGGAATTTTCTTCATCGTAGCTCTCTTCCTGCTTTTTTCAGCAAGAAAATAA
- a CDS encoding LptF/LptG family permease: MAVNFLKKLLPGSIERNLLKQHIGPFVFCFFTIMFLLLMQFLIQFMDHLVGKGIPFTVIVELIMVNLAYMVVLAVPMTILAASLIAYGKFSEQNEYTAVRAAGVHPFRIIRPVLGVAIMMTIFLGWFSNEVLPEANYKARALFMDIRMQKPGFDLQENTFYEGIEGYTFLVRDVPQDSDSLFDITLFQRPEKGRDRAVIKAKKGLLESDERNMSLTLNLFDGTIMRYLERGRGSGGTLHEETGFDSYRISFDLSDLTFSRTNPEDRSRDGRSMRAQAMLALVDSLEQDKQREIRNFKNSLLASHITLHEDPDTTVETASVDEEYDYMQDRDAHDHSDDRPDRTIGAQEEFKPLESLSFVTLRNLSSAQEQREVSMRGLTQIRNTQTMADNLVNNLQWRDERIARFMVEVHKKASIPVACILFALIGAPLGLLVRKGNMGIHTIISTVLFTYYWISIIQGEKLADRLYISPFVGMWFANFTMAIAAIILLYLVIVKK, encoded by the coding sequence ATGGCGGTCAATTTTCTGAAGAAGTTATTACCCGGCAGTATCGAACGAAACTTGCTCAAGCAGCATATAGGGCCTTTCGTTTTCTGCTTTTTTACCATTATGTTCCTGCTGCTGATGCAGTTTCTCATCCAGTTCATGGATCATCTTGTCGGGAAGGGTATTCCGTTCACCGTTATCGTAGAGCTGATCATGGTCAACCTTGCCTACATGGTGGTACTGGCTGTGCCGATGACCATACTTGCCGCCTCTCTCATCGCATACGGGAAATTTTCAGAGCAGAATGAATATACAGCCGTTCGTGCAGCCGGTGTCCACCCCTTCCGGATCATCCGTCCTGTTCTCGGAGTTGCGATTATGATGACTATCTTTCTCGGATGGTTCTCAAATGAGGTGCTGCCGGAGGCCAACTACAAGGCCAGGGCTCTGTTCATGGACATCCGAATGCAAAAACCCGGATTTGATCTGCAGGAAAACACCTTTTATGAAGGTATTGAAGGGTACACCTTCCTGGTAAGGGATGTCCCGCAGGACTCCGATTCGCTGTTTGATATCACATTGTTCCAAAGGCCGGAAAAAGGACGTGACCGCGCCGTCATCAAGGCAAAAAAAGGCTTGCTTGAAAGCGACGAACGCAACATGAGCCTGACGCTGAATTTGTTTGACGGCACCATCATGCGGTATCTTGAACGCGGACGGGGTTCCGGGGGTACATTGCATGAGGAGACCGGATTTGACTCTTACCGGATATCTTTCGATTTGTCAGATCTTACTTTTTCGCGAACAAATCCCGAAGACCGAAGCCGTGACGGGCGCTCAATGCGTGCCCAGGCCATGCTTGCGCTGGTAGATTCACTTGAGCAGGACAAACAGCGCGAGATCAGGAATTTCAAAAACTCCCTGCTGGCTTCCCACATCACACTCCACGAAGACCCGGACACCACTGTCGAAACGGCCAGTGTGGATGAGGAATATGACTATATGCAGGACCGGGATGCCCATGACCACAGTGATGACCGGCCGGACCGCACAATCGGTGCACAAGAGGAGTTCAAACCTCTTGAATCGTTATCCTTCGTAACATTGCGCAATCTTTCATCCGCTCAGGAGCAGCGCGAAGTTTCCATGAGGGGACTCACACAGATACGCAATACCCAGACCATGGCCGATAATCTTGTAAACAACCTGCAATGGCGTGATGAGCGCATTGCCCGGTTCATGGTAGAAGTGCACAAAAAAGCATCCATTCCGGTTGCATGCATTCTGTTTGCGTTGATTGGTGCACCACTTGGTCTGCTGGTCAGAAAAGGAAACATGGGTATCCATACCATTATCAGCACCGTCCTTTTCACCTATTACTGGATCAGTATCATACAGGGTGAAAAACTTGCCGACCGGCTGTACATTTCTCCGTTTGTGGGCATGTGGTTTGCGAATTTCACCATGGCGATTGCCGCAATCATCCTGCTGTATCTTGTTATCGTGAAAAAATGA